The proteins below are encoded in one region of Pseudomonas putida NBRC 14164:
- a CDS encoding SDR family oxidoreductase: MDLGITGRWAIVCAASQGLGKGCAEALGKEGVNLVINARTQATLEQTATELRAACPGIEVLTVAGDVADAQVRQALLAACPQVDILVNNAGGPPPGDFRDWGRDDWLKALDANMLTPIELIKAVVDGMAERGFGRVVNITSGAVKAPIDILGLSNGARSGLTGFIAGLARQQRLAGSNVTLNNLLPGAFDTARLQKTLQAAGGDVQATAQARRKAIPAARFGDAGEFGAYCAFLCSAHAGYITGQNLLIDGGAYPGTF, encoded by the coding sequence ATGGATCTAGGCATTACCGGCCGCTGGGCCATCGTCTGCGCGGCCAGCCAAGGCCTGGGCAAAGGCTGCGCCGAGGCGCTTGGCAAAGAAGGCGTGAACCTGGTCATCAATGCCCGCACCCAAGCCACCCTGGAGCAGACCGCCACCGAGTTGCGTGCGGCCTGCCCGGGCATCGAGGTGCTTACCGTGGCCGGCGATGTGGCCGATGCCCAGGTGCGCCAGGCGCTGTTGGCGGCCTGCCCGCAGGTCGACATCCTGGTCAACAACGCCGGTGGCCCGCCACCGGGGGACTTCCGCGACTGGGGGCGTGACGACTGGCTGAAGGCGCTGGACGCCAACATGCTCACCCCCATCGAGCTGATCAAGGCGGTGGTCGACGGCATGGCCGAGCGCGGTTTCGGCCGGGTAGTGAATATCACCTCTGGCGCGGTGAAGGCGCCGATCGACATCCTCGGTTTGTCCAACGGCGCACGCAGTGGCCTGACCGGTTTCATTGCTGGCCTGGCCCGGCAGCAGCGCCTGGCGGGCAGCAATGTGACACTGAACAACCTGCTGCCTGGGGCGTTCGACACGGCGCGTTTGCAAAAGACTTTGCAGGCGGCGGGTGGCGATGTGCAAGCCACCGCCCAGGCCAGGCGCAAGGCCATCCCGGCGGCGCGCTTTGGCGATGCCGGGGAGTTTGGTGCGTACTGTGCGTTCCTGTGCAGTGCGCATGCCGGTTATATCACCGGGCAGAACCTGCTGATCGATGGCGGGGCGTATCCGGGTACCTTCTAA
- a CDS encoding LysR family transcriptional regulator: protein MIPSLDSIFSRLRLRQLRLLIELDRCGSLHKAAEAMAISQPGATKALREVEEVLGVPLFQRLPSGLVANDVGRCVVRYARLIHSDLGHLREEVLGIVQGQGGRLAVGSIMGAMPTLVSALGRLRRKQPQLAVEIAENTSANLLGQLDEGRLDLAICRPGLGRNAADYTFVELAQEPLVVVAHPQHPLAGAAALAISDLSHYRWVVYPANMPMRQALERELSEAGVEVPRYPLETFSTFATFMLLEDDPTLVAVIPCAVAAFAEQRGLLVSLAVQLRALSEPFGIVHRVAAPLSPAARLLVEELTAN from the coding sequence ATGATCCCTTCCCTGGATTCCATTTTTTCTCGCCTGCGCCTGCGTCAGTTGCGCCTGCTGATCGAGCTGGATCGCTGTGGTTCGCTGCACAAGGCGGCCGAAGCCATGGCCATTTCCCAGCCCGGGGCCACCAAGGCGTTGCGCGAGGTGGAGGAGGTGCTGGGGGTACCATTGTTCCAGCGCCTGCCCAGCGGCCTGGTAGCCAATGACGTGGGCCGTTGCGTGGTGCGCTATGCGCGGCTGATCCACAGCGACCTGGGGCACTTGCGCGAAGAGGTGCTAGGCATCGTCCAGGGCCAGGGTGGGCGGCTGGCGGTGGGCAGCATCATGGGGGCCATGCCGACACTGGTCAGCGCCTTGGGGCGCTTGCGCCGCAAGCAGCCGCAGCTGGCGGTGGAAATTGCCGAGAATACCAGCGCCAACCTGCTCGGCCAGCTGGACGAGGGGCGCCTGGACCTGGCCATCTGCCGGCCGGGGCTGGGCCGCAACGCGGCGGACTATACCTTTGTCGAACTGGCCCAGGAGCCGTTGGTGGTGGTCGCGCACCCGCAGCATCCGCTTGCCGGGGCAGCGGCACTGGCGATCAGCGACTTGAGCCATTACCGCTGGGTGGTCTACCCGGCGAACATGCCCATGCGCCAGGCGCTGGAGCGCGAGTTGAGCGAGGCAGGGGTGGAGGTGCCCCGCTACCCGCTGGAAACCTTCTCCACCTTCGCGACGTTCATGCTGCTGGAGGATGACCCGACGCTGGTGGCGGTCATTCCCTGTGCCGTGGCGGCGTTTGCCGAGCAGCGCGGGTTGCTGGTGTCGCTGGCGGTGCAGCTACGGGCGTTGAGCGAGCCGTTCGGCATCGTGCACCGTGTGGCGGCGCCGCTATCGCCAGCTGCGCGGTTGCTGGTAGAGGAATTGACGGCCAATTGA